TAGAACACCTTTAAGAGCTACTATAGATGAATTAATAAAAGGCCCAAATCCTGCTCTAGGACTGCCGGATGTATCCCCTATACCTCCCGTCCAAAGACTTAGCTTGAATCGAAAAATAGCAAATGTATATCTACCCAAGGATATAGGCGTTTATGATGAATATGCCTCCTCTGCAATCATTGCTGTAAATAGCTTCGTAAATTCCTTAACAGCTATTGATGGGGTTGATGGAGTGCAGTTCTATTTTAATAATAGGATTTTAGCAGATGGTTTTCATGGTATGGTTATGAATGAACCTATTTCTGCCCCTAAAGGCCTTCAGCTTTACGCTGGCTATAGAACCACCACAAATCGGATTTTGCTAACACCTTTAAATTCATCTATTGAAGATCATTCTATAGAAACAATATTTAATGCATTAAAATATAGTGACAACCCTCTGCTTTATAATTATACATTACAACCCCCAGTACCAGAAGACGTCATGTTGTTGGATTATTCTATCGACGGAAATACACTTCGTTTAAAATTCAATGATGCCTTCGCTATGGAAGATGCCCCTAGAAATTTAATGATAGATGCTATTGTATATACCTTTACTTCTTTAGAAGGTATAGATGCTATTGAATTTCAAGTAGAAAATCTATCTTCTACGCTATCTAATTCATCAGAAGCATTGATATTAAATAAGCCTTTTTTTCCTTCATCCTATATAAACCCAGAAATTTAAGCAAAAAGACGGCTATGCCGTCTTTTTGTGGTTAAAAAAAATGAGCACATAATATGTGCTCCAATAAGATTAGAATCAGTTTACCTCTTATTTTTAAAAATAGACCTGTTAAGCATTATTTACCAATGCTATAAATATTATACCTTATTTCCACTAATCTCCACAAACTTTATTTTCTATAATAAAACATAAAGCTTCCTTCCTCAATCATTTTCTTAATTTTACCTCTTACAGTGCTTTTGATAGCAGCTCTAGTGACAGGAATCACAAGAGAAAAACCTATAACATCTGTAAATATCCCAGGGGTTAATAGCAATGCTCCTCCTACCACCACACATAAACCATTAATCAATTCATCTCCCGGCATTCTTCCTTGTGCCATTTCTAGCTTAATCCTTCTAATAACACCTCTTCCTTCGCTTCTAGCTAAAGATGCGCCTAATATACCAGTAATTAAAACAATCAGCAAAGTATATCCTAACCCTATATAATTACTTAGCTTTAGTAAGATAGCCAATTCTACAATAGGAACAATTGTAAATAATAAAATAAGTTTTAATAGCATGAAAACACCTCATTAGGAATTTTTAATCAACGCTTCATAAATAGCAGGATGTGTTTTTTTAAAGTTTATTGGTTTTAAGTTTGTATCTACAAAAGCATGGGTAGTTTCACCTGTTGCCAATAATCTTTCATCCTTTTTTCTAATAATATTATATTCAAAAGTAATTCTAATCCCTTTCATTTCCCGCACTTTTGTTTCTATAACAATTTCATCATCATACTTAGCCGGTTCTTTATAGATGCATTTCACTTCGACTACTGGCAACATAATATTTTCCTGCTCTAATTGCTTGTAAGAATAACCCATGTCTCTTAACAAAGTTGTTCTTCCCACCTCAAACCATGTAAAATAATTGCCATGATAAACCACTGCCATTTGATCCGTCTCTTGATACCTTACTTGTATTTCACTATAACTTTCTCTCAATTTAATACCTCCTACATAACATTATTCTCTAATAGTTAATTCTATATGAATTATTTTTTTCCTTTCTGTACTAGAAATCTATAAAAAAGATAGAGAAATACTTCTCTGCCTTCCAGCAAAAAAATATTCCTTAATGCACTTTTCCTAAAAAGCTTCCCGCCAGCTGATTTTTTCTTTCTGCTAATCGGGAAATAATTGATAAGTTTTTTGTAGATCTATTTCAATATTTTTTTATCTCGTCGTAAGTAAACTCCCATCATTAAATATATTATTTTTCACAAAAAAAGAGTCTACAATCTAGGTAGACTCTATAAGTATTTTCCTTTATACAATTTATATGAATAAAGGGGGAGAATGTTTCATCCATGCTTCTATTATATGAAATAGGTAGAATTATTGTGTTAACATTAAGTAAAATTTACATTAAAAATTTTACAATACTCTTGTTTTTCCGCTATAAATTAATCCTGTTTTTGCATCTACTGTTACAATATCTCCATCCTTTAGTTTATTTGTAGCATGATTCGCTCCTACTACAGTAGGCTTTCCTAAGTTTAGACCTACAATAGCCCCATGGCTGGTTAATCCACCTTCCTCTGTTACAATTGCTCCGGCAATCTCCATGTAAGGAATTAAATCCTTGTCAGTAAATTGTGTAACCAGAATATCTCCTGCTTCTATGTTTACTTCACTTTCTTGTGTAGCATCTACAACTACCACCTTCCCTGTAGCTGCTCCCTTACCTATACCTGTACCATTCAAGAGAATATCTCCAACGATATGGGCTTTAATCAAATTGGTTGTTCCAGCAACACCTACCGGTACACCCGCAGTAATCACCACTAATTCTCCTCTTTGAATCATACCTTGTTGTAATGCCGATTGTATTGCAGCATGGAAAATATCATCTGTTGAACCCATTTCTTCGATTAAAATTGAATTTACGCCCCATACTAAGCTTAATCTTCTGCGTACCCTTTCTTTCGTAGTTGTAGCTATAATTGGCGCTTTTGGCCTAAACTTTGATACCATTCTTGCTGTATGCCCTGAAGAAGTAGCTGTAACAATTGCAGAGGCTTGGAGGTCCATAGCCGTTACACATGTAGCATTACTAATAGCATCTGTAATGGTAGTTTCTCTTTCAATGGCCTTATTTCTCAACAATGTTCTATAGTCTATAGAAGTTTCGATCCTTTTAGCAATACTTGTCATGGTTTTTACGGCTTCAATAGGATACTTACCAGCAGCAGTTTCTCCCGATAGCATGATAGCATCTGTACCATCTAAAATAGCATTTGCTACATCTGTCACCTCTGCTCTAGTAGGTCTAGGATTTCTTATCATTGAGTCCAGCATTTGTGTAGCAGTAATAACTGGCTTTGCTACCTTATTACATTTTTCAATCATATTTTTTTGTACCAAAGGTATTTCCTCTGTAGGGATCTCTACCCCTAAGTCTCCCCTAGCCACCATAATTCCGTCAGACACTTCAATAATTGCATCTAAGTTATCTACACCTTCTTGGTTTTCAATCTTAGAGATAATTTGGATATGCTCCGCGTTATTTTCCTCCAGTATTTTCCTGATAGCTAGCACATCCTCAGGTTTTCTGACAAAGGAAGCAGCAATAAAATCAATATCCATTTTAATACCAAATTCAATATCAGCTTTATCTTTATCTGTAATAGCAGGGAGATTAATTTTTACCCCTGGCACATTAACACCTTTATGATTCTTTACCACTCCTGCATTTTCAACAATACATTCTATATCAGTTTCATCAATGATTTTCTGCACCCTTAATCCGATTAAACCATCATCAATCAAAATGCTATCCCCTGCCTTCACATCCTTCGCTAAGCCACTATAACTTATACTACAGATGATGGCATTTCCTAGAACTTCCCTTGTAGTTAGCGTAAAGGTTTGTCCCTCTTGAAGATAAACCTCCGGATCTTCAAACTTTCCTGTTCTTATTTCTGGTCCCTTCGTATCAAGAAGAATCGCTACAGGTAAATTTAGCTCTTCTCTGACTTCCTTGACAGTTTCTATTCTCTTTCCATGTTCTTCATGGGTTCCATGGGAAAAATTTAATCTGGCTACATTTAATCCATTTTCCACTAGTTGTTTGAATACTTCTTTTTCCTCACTTGCTGGTCCTAAGGTGCATACAATTTTGGTTTTTTTCATTATTTTTCCTCCCTTTACATGGATAATATGTCA
The sequence above is drawn from the Clostridium formicaceticum genome and encodes:
- a CDS encoding acyl-CoA thioesterase, which codes for MRESYSEIQVRYQETDQMAVVYHGNYFTWFEVGRTTLLRDMGYSYKQLEQENIMLPVVEVKCIYKEPAKYDDEIVIETKVREMKGIRITFEYNIIRKKDERLLATGETTHAFVDTNLKPINFKKTHPAIYEALIKNS
- a CDS encoding GerMN domain-containing protein, with the translated sequence MFRSIKTILLFIIIFITASGMPLYADTSALSFSLPFTGSSKEITSFDTSITMLSSSHPRLQVSLTANEKLLPLQFNEGHPVEVFLYSEEKLIKNVAVEEVSIQHGKITTLEMDFPQSFLDLPNGDYAFQVTLNVENLQAPITSTMLAVTYDSAFTYVKAPSVIDGNQTSLTLYFPDNNMDNLIPITRLIPYTRTPLRATIDELIKGPNPALGLPDVSPIPPVQRLSLNRKIANVYLPKDIGVYDEYASSAIIAVNSFVNSLTAIDGVDGVQFYFNNRILADGFHGMVMNEPISAPKGLQLYAGYRTTTNRILLTPLNSSIEDHSIETIFNALKYSDNPLLYNYTLQPPVPEDVMLLDYSIDGNTLRLKFNDAFAMEDAPRNLMIDAIVYTFTSLEGIDAIEFQVENLSSTLSNSSEALILNKPFFPSSYINPEI
- the pyk gene encoding pyruvate kinase, which gives rise to MKKTKIVCTLGPASEEKEVFKQLVENGLNVARLNFSHGTHEEHGKRIETVKEVREELNLPVAILLDTKGPEIRTGKFEDPEVYLQEGQTFTLTTREVLGNAIICSISYSGLAKDVKAGDSILIDDGLIGLRVQKIIDETDIECIVENAGVVKNHKGVNVPGVKINLPAITDKDKADIEFGIKMDIDFIAASFVRKPEDVLAIRKILEENNAEHIQIISKIENQEGVDNLDAIIEVSDGIMVARGDLGVEIPTEEIPLVQKNMIEKCNKVAKPVITATQMLDSMIRNPRPTRAEVTDVANAILDGTDAIMLSGETAAGKYPIEAVKTMTSIAKRIETSIDYRTLLRNKAIERETTITDAISNATCVTAMDLQASAIVTATSSGHTARMVSKFRPKAPIIATTTKERVRRRLSLVWGVNSILIEEMGSTDDIFHAAIQSALQQGMIQRGELVVITAGVPVGVAGTTNLIKAHIVGDILLNGTGIGKGAATGKVVVVDATQESEVNIEAGDILVTQFTDKDLIPYMEIAGAIVTEEGGLTSHGAIVGLNLGKPTVVGANHATNKLKDGDIVTVDAKTGLIYSGKTRVL
- a CDS encoding FxsA family protein, coding for MLLKLILLFTIVPIVELAILLKLSNYIGLGYTLLIVLITGILGASLARSEGRGVIRRIKLEMAQGRMPGDELINGLCVVVGGALLLTPGIFTDVIGFSLVIPVTRAAIKSTVRGKIKKMIEEGSFMFYYRK